A section of the Verrucomicrobium sp. GAS474 genome encodes:
- a CDS encoding polysaccharide deacetylase family protein, which produces MPLPPPRARRLLSFALAGGLGSRAVGELLSPSGSLLIAHNWTLAAAAALLVPTLVRNAGWFGPVVTRFPTLRREVWLTIDDGPDPVETPAILDVLARHGAQATFFTIGEKVDRWPDLARAVVAAGHRVENHTFRHRAASYWAALPPHAGREIERGSAAIARAVGTAPTSFRAPAGLANPFVHAACERAGLRMIGWSASGNDGIAHDPERVVAKILRAVRPGAIILLHEGPLKGLAPGTRARTLEAVLLGLAAQGYRTVIPTLPNDDRQG; this is translated from the coding sequence ATGCCCCTCCCCCCTCCCCGCGCCCGCCGCCTCCTTTCCTTCGCCCTCGCCGGGGGCCTCGGCTCCCGGGCCGTGGGGGAGCTGCTCTCCCCCTCGGGATCGCTCCTGATCGCCCACAATTGGACGCTGGCGGCGGCGGCGGCTCTCCTGGTCCCCACGCTGGTCCGGAATGCGGGATGGTTCGGCCCGGTCGTCACCCGCTTCCCGACGCTCCGGCGCGAGGTCTGGCTGACGATCGACGACGGCCCCGACCCGGTCGAGACCCCGGCAATTCTCGACGTCCTAGCGCGGCACGGGGCGCAGGCGACCTTCTTCACGATCGGGGAGAAAGTCGACCGGTGGCCCGACCTCGCCCGGGCCGTCGTCGCTGCCGGGCATCGGGTGGAGAACCACACCTTTCGCCACCGGGCCGCCTCCTACTGGGCGGCCCTCCCGCCGCACGCGGGGCGGGAGATCGAGCGGGGCAGCGCCGCGATCGCCCGGGCCGTCGGGACGGCTCCCACCTCCTTCCGCGCCCCGGCGGGGCTCGCCAACCCCTTTGTCCACGCCGCGTGCGAGCGAGCGGGACTGCGGATGATCGGCTGGTCGGCGAGCGGCAACGACGGCATCGCCCACGATCCCGAGCGGGTCGTCGCGAAGATCCTCCGCGCCGTCCGCCCCGGCGCGATCATCCTCCTCCATGAGGGGCCGCTAAAGGGCCTCGCGCCGGGGACCCGGGCGCGGACCTTGGAGGCCGTCCTTCTCGGCCTCGCCGCCCAGGGCTACCGGACAGTGATTCCGACTCTTCCCAACGACGACCGGCAGGGATAA
- a CDS encoding glycosyltransferase family 2 protein: MTCPPTPPPDSDFDTSKTGLILLPSYNSGRKLLSTVEAALAVWKPVWVVVDASTDGSEAPLLEWAAKEPALRVFVRGVNGGKGAAVLDGLREAGKEGFRHALVMDADGQHPADRIVEFMNLAHAHERTLILGVPAFGPDAPKARVYGRLGGNTFTEIATLWGGIRDSLFGFRVYPVAETVAVMDRIKTARRYDFDTEVAVRLYWEGFRTINIAVPVLYPSREEGGVSYFHYLRDNLLLVRTHARLFFGMLRRFPRLLKWRLFRPNPVPAPPSA, encoded by the coding sequence ATGACCTGCCCGCCGACTCCCCCGCCTGATTCTGATTTCGACACGAGCAAGACGGGCCTGATCCTTCTCCCCAGTTACAACAGCGGGCGGAAGCTCCTTTCCACCGTCGAGGCCGCCCTGGCCGTGTGGAAGCCGGTCTGGGTCGTGGTCGACGCCAGCACCGACGGGAGCGAGGCCCCGCTCCTCGAGTGGGCGGCGAAGGAGCCCGCCCTCCGCGTCTTCGTCCGCGGGGTGAACGGCGGGAAGGGGGCGGCCGTCCTCGACGGGTTGCGGGAGGCCGGGAAAGAGGGGTTCCGCCACGCCCTCGTCATGGATGCCGACGGCCAGCATCCCGCCGACCGGATCGTCGAGTTCATGAACCTCGCCCACGCCCACGAGCGGACGCTGATCCTCGGCGTCCCGGCCTTCGGCCCCGACGCCCCGAAGGCCCGCGTCTACGGGCGGCTGGGCGGGAACACCTTCACCGAGATCGCGACCCTCTGGGGCGGCATCCGCGATTCCCTCTTCGGCTTCCGCGTCTATCCCGTCGCCGAGACCGTCGCGGTGATGGACCGGATCAAGACGGCGCGACGGTACGACTTCGACACCGAGGTCGCCGTGCGGCTCTATTGGGAGGGGTTCCGCACGATCAACATCGCCGTCCCCGTCCTCTACCCCTCGCGGGAAGAGGGCGGCGTCTCCTACTTCCATTACCTGCGGGACAACCTCCTCCTCGTCCGCACCCACGCGCGGCTCTTCTTCGGCATGCTGCGGCGGTTCCCGAGGCTCCTGAAATGGCGGCTC
- a CDS encoding lysophospholipid acyltransferase family protein produces the protein MSSIRFSQTGRSVAQRAAFLSACLCGLLGCVLCFLASLVSLCLPASVRERGLRRVVGRLCRGFVAYLLWSGVAVIDFGTLPELARRSGVIVAMNHPTFIDALLALSRLPPAFCIAKESLFCNPLIAPIARGAGYESNVDSTILIRNCVDRLRRGEVLLVFPEGTRTTVPPVGELKRGFVFMADGASVPVVAVTVEAFNGSFLRKGSPLFSFPVSLPLRYRFVVGPDFVRAPDESLNAFRDRIESHFRLSLSSHDLPADSPA, from the coding sequence GTGTCATCAATCCGCTTTTCTCAAACCGGCCGGAGCGTCGCCCAGCGGGCGGCCTTTCTCTCCGCCTGCCTGTGCGGCCTCCTCGGCTGCGTGCTCTGCTTCCTCGCGAGCCTCGTCTCGCTCTGCCTGCCCGCCTCGGTCCGCGAGCGGGGATTGCGCCGCGTCGTCGGACGCCTCTGCCGGGGCTTCGTCGCCTACCTCCTCTGGAGCGGGGTGGCGGTGATCGACTTCGGTACGCTGCCCGAGCTGGCGCGCCGTTCCGGCGTGATCGTGGCGATGAACCATCCCACCTTCATCGACGCCCTCCTGGCGCTCTCCCGCCTTCCCCCCGCCTTCTGCATCGCGAAGGAGAGCCTCTTCTGCAACCCCCTCATCGCCCCCATCGCCCGGGGGGCGGGCTACGAGAGCAACGTCGATTCGACGATCCTGATCCGCAACTGCGTCGACCGGCTCCGCCGGGGGGAGGTCCTCCTCGTCTTCCCCGAGGGAACCCGGACCACCGTCCCCCCCGTCGGCGAGCTGAAGCGGGGCTTCGTCTTCATGGCCGACGGGGCCTCGGTTCCCGTCGTCGCGGTGACCGTCGAGGCGTTCAACGGCTCCTTCCTCCGCAAGGGGTCGCCGCTCTTTTCGTTTCCCGTCTCCCTTCCGCTCCGTTATCGTTTCGTCGTCGGCCCCGACTTCGTCCGCGCCCCGGACGAATCGCTGAACGCCTTCCGCGACCGGATCGAGTCCCACTTCCGCCTTTCCCTTTCCTCCCATGACCTGCCCGCCGACTCCCCCGCCTGA